AGAAGATATTTTACTGCTGAGGGACAGGATTTCGAAGGAAGTCGGTAAACTCTATCCCCTTCCGTACAGACTGGAAATGATCAGTTCCGCTCCAGAAGTATTCAACATCTACCCCCATAAGTACAATGGGAAATACTATCCAATGATCCGCTACCTGACTGAAATCAAACTATGGGATTATAGTGGTTTGGAGAGAGAGAACCAGGAAATTCAAAGGAAGATCGGAGACATTTTTCCCGGTATAGATAAAAACAACAAACTGATCTTTTACCGGGCCATGAATGAGATCCCGACGGGGGAGGAAAAGGTGATGCATTATGGTTTTGTGCAGGAAATAAAGTGATTTTTAGGAATATTATAAACGGAAAATAACAATATACATTTTAGAAAAATAAGAATGACCCCTTTTCAGAAAATAAGGATGAACATTATCTGTATGTATCCATTGTTTTTCCTGGATAAAAGACTGACTTAGATCAGGGAAAAGACCAAGGGCTTTAGCGGGAATAACTGTTGAATTCTCTAAGAGGTACTCAATAACTATTGTGACTACTGTGGTGAGAAATTGAACCACAATAGTCACAATAGAACACAATAGGGATTTGGACTGGGAGGTTGGGGACTGGGAGACTTAGAAAGGAATAACTGATGAACTTTCAAAGCGATTCTCAATAACTATTGTGACTACTGTGGTGAGAATTTAAACCACAATAGTCACAATAGATTTTTTTACGGTTATGGATGGGTTGCTTCAGGTGGCAAGTAACAGTTATGAATGAAGGGTTTGATTGAGAGTGGGCGCTGTTGTATAAAATGAACCGGGGGTCAGGTTGACCGGAATTAACAAACAGGTCGTTCAATCCCGACAAGTCGGGACATTCAGGCTTTGTGCTGCGTACAGCTGGAAAACTTGATTGGTATCGGTCCGCCCTTATTTTTCGGTCTTTGTAAGCCAATCTATTGCGTTTATTTTTTTTATTCCGTTATATGTACCTGTGTCGTAATCCATTGTGATTAAAAATTTTTCGTGATGGTCTGCAATACTGTTAAAGGGTGCTAACTCACGTTCTAAAGTTGTTGGGTTTTGTACTGTTTGCGAAACTTGTATGTATTGTGTATAACCTTCGTTGTTACGAACCACAAAATCAACCTCCAGGTTTTTGGTTTTGCCTATCCATACTTGGTTGTTTCTGCGTTTTAGCTCCAGAAAAACTATATTTTCAAGTAAATGCCCTGCATCGCTTGACAATTCTTTTCCAAGTAATGCGTTGCGAAACCCTAAATCCACTAAATAGTATTTTTCTTGCGTTGCCAAATATTGTTTGCCTTTGATGTCATAGCGGTTTACTTTGTAAAACAAATATGCTTCAACCAAAGTGTCAATGTACTTTGATACCGTTTTGTTGTCAATTTTCTTTTTGTTAGTCGTTAAAACTTTGGCAATGTTTCCTGCTGAGACTCTTGACCCAACTGAATCTATTAAGAAGGTTACAACTTCCTGATATGATTCTTCGGCATAAATAGTATAGCGTTTAGAAATATCATTGTCGAAAATGTTCCTGAAGACCGTTTGTAAATATTCATTGGCAAAATGATTTCCGTCTGCTGAAAGTCGCACAGCTTCGGGAAAACCACCTGTACGCACATATTCAGAAAAAGCACGGTCAGGGTTTGTGGTTTTGCCAGTGAACTCTAAATATTCAACAAAAGAAAAAGGCAATACATTTATTTCATAAGCTCTACCTGTGAGTAAAGTTGCCAAATCGCTTGATAATAAAAATGCGTTTGAACCTGTGACGTACAAATCTATGTTTGGGTGAACGTACAAGCCTTCCAACAGTTTTTCAAATTCGGGAACGTTTTGCACTTCGTCAATAAACACATAATTAGTTACGTTTTTTTTGAGATGCATGATGATGTAATCGTAAATCTCTTTCCAATTTTTCTCAGCTAAAAAACGAAATTCGGGCATATCCATATTGATCGCCAAAATGGAAACTTTGTTGTTTTCTTTTCGCAACAAGTCTTGAAATTGTGTCATTAAAGTTGATTTCCCACAACGCCTAACGCCTGTGGCAACCTTAATTAAATTCTTATCCTTAAGAACACTCAGTGCATCTAAGTACCGTTTACGTGCTATTGTTTTCATAGGGCAAAGATAAAGTAAATTCCTAAAAATATTCAAAAATAAAAACATTTAGGAATTTTGCAGTTCGCTTTTTGGTCAAGTCCGGTAGTGTATATTTTGCTTTAGCACCCACTCATTTCCTATCAATCCCCATAATTATTGACCCTGGTTTCGTGACAAGTCTGGAAATTCCGGCTATGTGCTGTGCACAACCAGAATGCTTAATGGTTGTGCTTAGTTATCATTCAATTTGGGTGGATTCTTTAATGCGGATTTTACAACATCAGCAACGGAGTTAACTGTAATTTCTTTTTTCTTACAGTAGTCACTTTCAAGCCAGACTTCAAGCAATTTTGAACCTTTACTCGCATTGCATGACATACAACAAAGAGCTACATTATCAGTCCCATTAATCCTTACGTCATTTATTATATGTTCCCACGATGGTTTATTCTTCCGAGAATTGATTTCATTCGAAAATACCATCCCACAATAAACGCATGCAGTATCTCTTTCTCTTACAAATTCTTCAACCTCCTTAAGTATTCCCCAGCGATTTGTCATAAAATTTCCAATTAATTGTTCTCCTCAAAGAAATCATTATCCAATTCTTTTACTTCATAAACTGATTTCACTTGAATACCAACATTATATTGATGCATAAGGTCTACTAATTTTATTCCATCAATCAGAATAATTGTATGGTGAGCATCATGAGCTTTTTTTACTGCTCCTGAATCAAATGAAGAGGTTGTAACAAAAACACCTTTTTGAGTGTCTCCACTCATTGCCCCGATAAAATTTCGGATTTCTTTTTCATGCACTTTATTTTCACCATATCGTTTGGCTTGAATATAAATTTTATCCAATCCAAGTTTATCCTCATTGATTATTCCGTCAATACCTCCATCTCCTGTTTTAGAAGTTTCAACAAAATCACCATATCCCATCTTTTTTAGTAGAATAAGGATTACTTTCTCAAAATAAAATGGATCAATTTCCTTTAGTTTCTCAAGCAATTCATCTTTAACTTGAATGTCTATTTGATTAAACCCTTCGTCAATCAAGTCTTGTGGTGAAGCGTTTTCAATTACGGATGGAGTCGATTCCTTTTTAGAATTTTTCTGATTATAAAATTCCAGATAGTTTTCAGAATTTTCAACTTGTTCCAGTGTCAAATCTGTTTTACTATGTTTTTTCCCTTTCTCGGTAATTTTCACAAATCCTCTTCTGGGAAATTCAATGTAACCACCCTTTTTAAGATAAGATTTACCCCAAGCAATTCTATTAATTATCAGAATGTCACCACTTTTAGTCGTCTGCTCTAATTGTTCTTTTGAAAGTCCAGAATAGAATTGTTCAATAACTTTTTTATACATTTCTCTTGCCTGGAGAGTTTCTCCATTTTCTAAGATCTTCAAA
The sequence above is drawn from the Bacteroidota bacterium genome and encodes:
- a CDS encoding ATP-binding protein → MKTIARKRYLDALSVLKDKNLIKVATGVRRCGKSTLMTQFQDLLRKENNKVSILAINMDMPEFRFLAEKNWKEIYDYIIMHLKKNVTNYVFIDEVQNVPEFEKLLEGLYVHPNIDLYVTGSNAFLLSSDLATLLTGRAYEINVLPFSFVEYLEFTGKTTNPDRAFSEYVRTGGFPEAVRLSADGNHFANEYLQTVFRNIFDNDISKRYTIYAEESYQEVVTFLIDSVGSRVSAGNIAKVLTTNKKKIDNKTVSKYIDTLVEAYLFYKVNRYDIKGKQYLATQEKYYLVDLGFRNALLGKELSSDAGHLLENIVFLELKRRNNQVWIGKTKNLEVDFVVRNNEGYTQYIQVSQTVQNPTTLERELAPFNSIADHHEKFLITMDYDTGTYNGIKKINAIDWLTKTEK
- a CDS encoding HNH endonuclease; translation: MTNRWGILKEVEEFVRERDTACVYCGMVFSNEINSRKNKPSWEHIINDVRINGTDNVALCCMSCNASKGSKLLEVWLESDYCKKKEITVNSVADVVKSALKNPPKLNDN
- a CDS encoding restriction endonuclease, whose product is MEIPKFHETFIPILKILENGETLQAREMYKKVIEQFYSGLSKEQLEQTTKSGDILIINRIAWGKSYLKKGGYIEFPRRGFVKITEKGKKHSKTDLTLEQVENSENYLEFYNQKNSKKESTPSVIENASPQDLIDEGFNQIDIQVKDELLEKLKEIDPFYFEKVILILLKKMGYGDFVETSKTGDGGIDGIINEDKLGLDKIYIQAKRYGENKVHEKEIRNFIGAMSGDTQKGVFVTTSSFDSGAVKKAHDAHHTIILIDGIKLVDLMHQYNVGIQVKSVYEVKELDNDFFEENN